From Algiphilus sp.:
GGCCGGTCTTGATCTTCGCGCGCTTGCTGAACTCGCCGGTGCCGAACTCGACCCAGGCCTCGCCGGACACGATGACGAAGACCGACGCGCCGTAGTCGCCCTGCTCGTAGACCGTGGCGCCCTCGTCGATATCCCGGATGGTGCTTTCCAGCAGGAACTCGCGCAGCTGCAACCGGTTCTGCGCCGAGAACACCGGCGAGCGCGCCGACAGCACGTCGAGCACGACATCGACGTCCTCGACCCACGGAAAGACCTTGAAGCGCTCCTTGAGGATGGGCTCGTCGGCGGGCCGCACCGGCCGGCCGGCGACGGTCTCGACGACCTCGTAGCCCTGGTTCATCGCCTGCTTGATCAGCGGATAGCCTGCCAGGGCGCCGACGATGTACATGCCCGGCACGTTCGACTCGTAGGTCGGCGACACCGCCGGGATGGCGGACGGGTCGGCGTTGGGGAACTCGACCCCGCAGGCCTCCACGAAGCCGCGCGGCGGGATGGCGCCGAGACGCGCGATGATGCGATCGCAGAGGACCACGACCTGGTCCTCCTTCGAATTCAGCGTCAGCCGCATCGACCGGCCGCTGGGATCGTCGGCCGGCAGCTCCTCGATGGAGTCGACCGTGGTGTTGTAGTGGCAGGTCAGCGCGCCATCGTCTATGGCCTGCAGGATCAGGCTGTTGTTGCCGTCCTTGGCGCGCGAGAACTCGTCCTTGCGGTTGACGATGTGGACGTCGTTCTGCTTCGAGAGCGCGACCGCATTCTCGATGGCGGCATCGCCGGCGCCGACGACGACGATGACCTCGTCGCGATACTCGTCGGGATCGTCGAGGGTGTACTGGATGCCGGGCAGATCGTCGCCGGGCGCGCCCAGCTTGCGCGGGTTGCCCTGCACGCCGATGCCCAGCACGACCGCTTCGGCGGTGAAGGAGGCACCGTTGCCGCAGGTGATGCTGAAGCCGCTGTCATCGCGGCTGATGCCGGTGACCTCGTGCTGGTACAGCACGTTCACGCCCTGCTTCGCCACGTCCTCGTCCCAGGCCGTGAGGATGGCCTCGCGCGTGCCGGCCTCGAAGCGCGCCGCGGCACGCAGCGGCAGCAGCCCCGGCTCGGCCATGACGTGCTTGCCCTTCTGGTACCGGAAGATGGTGTTCGACAGGTGCGGCTTCGCCTCGAGCAGCACGTGCGAATCCCCCATCTCCGCTGCACGGCATGCAGCGGAAAGCCCCCCCGGGCCGGATCCTACGACGGCGATTCGATAATGCGTGCCCGGATCGGACATTGTTGCGGCCCCACGCCCCAAGCTCGGCGGAGTGTAGTGGAGTACCCGACCAATGCAAACGCGACGCCGCGGCCCGAACGTGACCCACTGCACGCTCGAAGCCGCACGGCACGCGCCGGCGTTTGCGCGAAGCGTCATGATTGGCGCATCTTTAGGCGCAGCGCGAACCATAATCATGGGGCACCCCTGGGGGCGGGATTGATGCTGACTCTTCACCGACTGCTTGGCGGCCTGCTGGCCGTCGCGCTGCTGCATGCGCCGCCGGGACTCGCGGCGGAACCCGAGATGCCCTGGAATGCCAAGGAGCAGCACATCGGCGTGGCCACCTGCGCCGGCAGCAACTGCCACGGCTCGCAGCAGGCCTTCGACGACTCGCCGGTGCTGCAGAACGAATACTTCACCTGGCAGCGCAAGGATGCGCATTCCAACGCCTACAACCTGCTGCTCACCGATGCCTCCAAGCGCATCGCCGCCAACCTCGGCATCGGCAAGGCCGAGGAAGCCGAGGCGTGCCTCACCTGTCATTCCGACTACGTGCCGGAGGCCAAGCGCGGCCGGCGCTACTCGCTGTCCGAGGGCGTGGGCTGCGAGGCCTGTCACGGCGGCGCCGAGAACTGGCTCGGCCCGCACGTCACCGGCAACACCCACGCCGAGAACGTGGCCGACGGCCTCTATCCGCTCGCCGACCCGGTCAACCGCGCGCGGCTATGCCTGAACTGCCACATGGGCAGCGACGACAAGCCCATCGATCACCGCATCATGGGCGCGGGGCATCCGCCGCTCGAGTTCGAGCTCGACACCTTCACCAACATCCAGCCGCCGCATTTCCGCGTCGACGCCGACTACCGCGAGCGGAAGCCCTACGAGGACAACGCGGTGACCTGGGCGATCGGCCAGCTGATCGCCACCGAGCAGCTCATCCGGGGCATCCGCAGCGACCGCTTCAAGGCCGGCGGCATGTTCCCCGAGCTGGTCTTCTTCGACTGCAACGCCTGCCACCATCCCATGCGCCCGCCGCGCTGGAATGCCGGTGCGGGCGGTCCGCTGGGTCCCGGCGAGGTGCGGCTGGCCGACGCCTACATGGTGATGTCGGGCCACGTCATCGATGCGCTGGTCCCCGACCTCTCGGAGCAATGGGACAGCGCGCTGGCCTCGCTGCACCTGGCATCGCGCAGGTCGGTGCCCGAGGTGCAGCAGCGTGCGCAGGCCCTGGCCGGCCTGGTCGATACCGCCCTGGACCGCATGCGCGACGCCGGCATCTCGCGGCAGCAGGCCCTGGCGCTGATGGATGCGCTGGCGCGCTCGGGCATCGAGCGCGACGCGGCCGACTTCACTGCCGCCAAGCAGATCTTCTACGGGCTCGAGGCGCTGCTCGCCTTCCTGCGCCAGCAGGACGCCGCACTCGGCAAGGCGCTCAACGCCCCCATGGACGGGCTTTTCTCGGCGGTCGACGCACAGGTCGACTACAACCCGGATGCCATGCGCGACGGCCTGCGCCGCATGCGCAGGGTGATCGCCGACGTGCGGGCCGGGTAAGCGCCGGTGCTAGGCTTGCGCAGGATGTTCGGGGGCGGGAGACGCAATCGCATGAATCTGGACATGGCCGGCGCCACGCACGCGGGCAATATCCGCGACCACAACGAGGACGCCTTCGGCGTCGACGAGGTGCTGCCGGCCGCGGTCCTGGCCGACGGCATGGGCGGCCTGTCGCACGGCGAGGTCGCCAGCGAGACCGTCGTGACCCGCGTGATGGAGGGCCTGCGCAACGGCGACAGCGCCAGCGCGGCGCTGCGCGCGGCGCACGAGGAGATCCTGCGCGTCAGCGTCGGCGCCGCCCAGCGCATGGGCTCCACCGCCGTCATCGTCACGCGTTCCGAGGGCAGGCTGACCATCCACTGGGTCGGCGACAGCCGCGCCTATCTGCTCCGCGGCGGCGAGCTGCGCCTGCTCACGCGCGACCATTCCCTGGTGCAGGGGCTGATCGATGCCGGCGCCATCACCGAGACCGAAGCCGAGAGCCATCCCAACCGGAACGTGGTCACCCGTGCGGTCGGCATCCAGGACGGCGAGCAGCTCGAGATCGACCACGTCGATCTCGATGCGCGCTCCGGCGATCGACTGATGATCTGCTCCGACGGTCTGCACGGCTTCCTTCCGCACGCGCGCATCACCGCGCTGCTGCAGGAACACGACGACAATCAGAAGGCGGCAAGCGCCCTCGTCGAAGCCACGCTGCAAGAGACGGAAGCCGGAGACAACGTCAGCGTCATCTGCGTGACCGTCGCCTGATCCGGTGTTGAACGCAGGCGACATCGTCGGCAAGTACAAGATCGTCCGATCCCTGGGGTCGGGCGGCATGGCCGACGTGTACGAGGCCGAGGATCCGAGCCTCGGCCGGCGCGTCGCCCTCAAGGTGCTGCCGCCCGAGCTGACCCGCAACAAGCAGCTCATCCAGCGCTTCGAGAAGGAAGTGCGTGCCGCGGCGTCGCTCAACCATCACGGCATCGTGACGGTCTTCGAGGTCGGTGAGCACGACGGCCTGCACTACTACTCGATGCGGCTGCTCACCGGCGGCGACCTGCGCGACCGCATCGACGCCGGCCTCAGCGAGATCGAGGCCCTGGCGACCCTGCGCGAGATCGCCGATGCCTTCTCGCACGCGCACCAGCGCGGCTTCGTCCATCGCGACGTCAAGCCCGAGAACATCATCTTCGACGAGCAGGGCTATCCGGTCCTCACCGACTTCGGCATCGCCAAGGCCGTCGACTCCGGCACGCGCGTCACCGCCACCGGCGTCTCGGTGGGGACTCCGCGCTACATCAGCCCGGAGCAGGCACGCGGCCAGCCCGTCGACGCCCGGGCCGACATCTACAGCATGGGCGTCATCCTGTACGAGATGCTCGTCGGCAAACCGCCGTACGACGGCGAGGAATCGCTGGCGGTCATCTTCCAGCACGTCACCGAGCCCATCCCGCGTCTGCCAGAGGAAAAGGCCCGATTCCAGCCGCTGATCGACACGCTGATGGCCAAGAAGCCGGACGAGCGTCCGGAATCGGCCGATGCGCTGGTCAAGCTCATCGATCAGTACCTGCCCACGCAGAATACCCAGGAGTTCCGCAGCGGGGCCGGCGCCACGCAGAGCAACCCGCTGGTGGCGCGTCTGCGCACACCGTCGTCGCTGCGCACGTCCGGCGCCTCCCAGCCCGCAGCGGAGCCGCCGCCCGCGCCGGAGCCACCCGCCGAGACCGCGGCCGAGCGCGAGCAGCGTGAAGCCGAGGCCGCCCGGCGCGCGGAGGCGGAGCAGGAGCGCGAAGCGGCCGAACGCAGGAAGCGCGAGGAAGAGGAGCGTCAGGAAGCCGAGCGCCGCGAGGCCGAAGAGAACGCCCGCCAGGAGGCGGAGCGCCAGGAAGCCGAACGCCGCAAGCGCGAGGAGGCCGAGAAGCGCGAGGCCGAGGAGCAGCAGCGCAAGGAAGCCGAGCGTCAGGAAGCCGAGCGCCGCAAGCGCGAGGAAGCCGAGAAGCGCGAGGCCGAGGAGCAGCGCCGCAAGGAAGCCGAGCGCCAGGAGGCCGAACGCCGCAAGCGCGAGGAAGAGGAGAAGCGCAAGGCCGAGGAACAGCGCCGCCAGGAGGCCGAGCGTCAGGAAGCCGAGCGCCAGAAACGCGAGGAAGAGGAGAAGCGCAAGGCCGAGGAAGCCCGGCGCCGCAAGGAAGAAGCCGAGCGCAAGCGGCGCGAGGACGAAGCACGCAAGGCGGCCGAGGAAAAGCGGCGCAAGGAGGAAGCCGAAGCCAAGGCCGCCCGCAAGCGCGAAGCCGAGGAGAAGGCCCGCCAGGAGCGCGAGGAGAAGGCGCGCCAGCGTCAGGAAGAACAGGCCCGCAAGCGCGCCGAGACCGCCCGGCAGCAGGAGGAGCGGCGCCAGCGCAAGGCCGCCAGGGCGGCCGCCGGGCCGGAAGCCTCCACGGCATCCGGCAGGCCCCTCATCATCGGCGGCGCTGCCGCCGCGATCCTGATCGCGGGCGCGCTGTGGTTCCTCGTGCGCCCCGGCGAGGACGCTCCCTCACCTCCCGCCGAGCCGGCACCGGTCGAGACGCCCGCCGTCGACACGCCGGCGACCACGACCGATGAACCGGCAGCGCCCGAAGCAGCCGCGCCGGACGCACCCGACACCGACACCATGCCGGCCGTACCGCAGCGCGCGCCCCGGCTCGACGGCACGGTCACGACCGAAGTGCCTGCCGTCGATGTGCCGCCGGCAGGCCCCACGCCCGAGGAGCGCGAGGTCGAGCGCCGGGCCGAGCAGGAGCGCCGCGATGCGGAAGCGGCCGCGCAGGCCGAGCGCGAGCAGCGCGAAGCCGAAGCGGCTGCCCGCCGCGAGCGCGAGCAGCGTGAAGCCGAGGAGGCTGCCCGTCGCGAGCGCGAGCAGCGCGAAGCCGAGGAGGCCCGCGAGGCCGAAGCGCGTCGCGCGCAGGAGGAAGCAGCCGAGCCCGAGCAGGCCGAAGAGGAGAGCTCGCTGATGCAGGAACTGCAGCGCCAGCGCGAGCTCGAGCGTCAGCAGCGCGAGCAGGCCGAGGCCGAGCGCCGGGCCGCACGGGAAGAGGCCGAGCAGCGGGCGCGGGAACAGGCCGAGAGCGCGCCCGAGGCCGAGCCGGATCAGGAAGAAGACGCTCGCGAGCGGCTGCGCCGCATTCCGGGCTTCTGACCAAGCGCCCGCCCGCAGCGGCGGCCTAACGCGTCAGCGGGCTCACTCGGTCTCGAACGAGACCGGCTCCGACCCAGCCTCCTCGGGGAGCGCCCCGAGCCAGAAGCGACCGGTCGCGAAGAGCGCGAAGGGCTCATTGCGCACGTAGGCCAGCTTCTCCTCGCCCTCGCCATGCGCGACATAGGTGCCGTTGGTGCTCTCGTCCACCAGCACGAACTTGCCGCGCCGGTATTCGATGCGCAGGTGGCGGCGCGATGCGAACGGGGCGTCGACGACCAGGTCGCAGTCCTGCTGCCGGCCGATGACGAAGGGGAGCTTGAGCGGCGTCAGCACCGCCTCGACGTCGCGATGGCGCAGCACGAGCTTCAGGGCGCCGACGATATCGCTGGCCGAGAAGACCTCGGTGTGACTGCGCCGGTCCCAGACCACCTGGCTCACCAGGATCGATTCGGTGATGCCCTTGACCGGCGTGTTGTCGAAGACCCTGACGGATGCGCCGATCTCCTCCGGGAGCTCGCTGCCGGTGGATTCGGTGGTGAGGATCTGACCGGACTTCGCCATGTCCGAGACGCGGGCGGCGATGTTGACGACATCGCCGAAATAGTCGCCGTCGCGCTCGACGGCCTCGCCGGACGCAAAGCCGACCCGCAGTTCCAGCGTGAGATCCTCCCCGGGCAGCGGCACGCGCGCCTCGCGCTGCATGTCCATGGCCGCGCGCGCCGCCGATTCCGCATCCGGGAACACGCACATCAGCGCATCGCCGATGGACTTGATGCGCCTGCCCCGGTAGCGCTCGGCGGCATCACAGCAACGCTGCAGCGCCGCGCCCACCAGCGCCTCGGCGCGCTCGTCGCCGTGACTCCGGTACAGACGGGTACTGCCGACGATGTCGACGAACAGGACCCCGATCGCCGCCTTGGACACCGCCATCGCCGTTGCTCCCCGCCGGGCATGCGGAGGCAGAGCCTCCGCACGCGGTCGCGGCTGCTAGCCGCCCATGCCCAGGAAGGAGAACTGGTAGAAGAGGTGGGCGTAGGTCTCGGTGAGATCGAAGCCCTGCTCGTCGTCGGAGAACCGCTGGATGCGCAGGCCGAAGGAGTGCGGGCTTCCCTTCATGGACATCGCGGCGCGACCGCTGAAGCCGATGAAGTCGGCCTTGGCGCCACCACCGAGATCCAGCTCGGTGAAGTTCACCGCGGCGGACGTGTTCACGGTCCAGTTGCTGCCCAGCCCGAAGGACGGGAAGCCGATGCCCACGAAGGGACCGGTCTCCTGGTAGAAGCCGTCGTCGAAGGCGCCGTCGCCCTGGTACCCGAAGCGATAGCCCACCGATGCGTTGAAGTCCCGCGGCAGGAACGCGCCAACCGAGACCAGCACGTCGGTGCGGTCGAAATCGGCGCTGTTGTCACCGTCGCCGGTGATCGTCTGGTATTCGAGGCCGATGTCCGCGAAGAACGACTCGAACGCCACCGTGTAGCCGGCGAGCACGCCGAAGGTCGGCTCGGTCGAACCTTCGCTGCCAAACCCCGGAACGTCGAGCTCGGAATCGTAGACGCCGCCCAGCACGCCCACGCGCCCGATGCCCGCCATCTGACCGCTGGCGGCCCCCGCGAAGACCGTGATCGCCAAGCCCATCGCTACCCTGTTCATCATTGCGCTAATCCCCCGCTGAAATTTGATCGTGACGAGCCGTTCGAAACGGCTCTCCATGGGACCCTGAACACACCCACTCCCGCGCGATACGGTAGCAGGGAAGCGGCTCCCGCACTACTTCCGCGCGCTCAGGCGCTCCCCGGCGCCATCCGGCCGCGCAGCGACCACGCGATCAAGCCGGCGCCGCCGACGAGCATCGGAATGCACAGCAGCATCCCCATCGTGAACCAGCCGGTGCCGGCCAGATAGCCGATGTGCGCGTCGGGCACGCGCACGAACTCGACGGCCCACCGGAAGCAGCCGTAGAGCACCAGGAAGAGACCGCTGATCATGCCACGCGGCCGCGGCTTCGCCGAGAACCACCACAGGATGCCGAGCAGTACGGGTCCTTCCAGGATGGCCTCGTAGAGCATGCTGGGATGGCGTGCCAGCTGGTCGACGTGCGGGAACACCATGCCCCACGGCAGGTCGGTCGGACCGCCCCACAGCTCGCCGTTGATGAAGTTGCCGATGCGCCCGGTGAACAGCCCGAAGGGCACCAGAACGCACACGAAATCGGCCACCGTCAGGAAGGTGCTACCGATCGAGCGCGCGAACAGCCAGAGCGCCGCCATGACACCGAGCAGACCGCCGTGGAAGGACATGCCGCCCTCCCAGATGCGGACCAGCCGCAGCGGATCGTCGATGAAGCTGGCGAAGTCGTAGAACAGGATGTAGCCGATGCGCCCGCCGAGGATGACGCCGAGCGCGACGTAGAACAGCAGATCGCCGATGCGCTCGCGTGGCCACTGCCAGTGCGCGCGCCGCCCCTGCACGACGCCGAGCCACCAGCATCCCGCGAAGCCGAGCAGATACATCAGCCCGTACCAGTGGATGGAGAGCGGGCCGATGGAGAGGGCTACGGGATCGAATCCGGGATGGGTCAGCATGGGGCGGAGTTTAGCAGCGCCTCCCTGCACTTCCGTTGCACGGCGTCACAGACGCGAACGGCCGCCCGGAGGCGGCCGTTCGGTCGCAACGCGCGTTGAACCTACTTGAGCTCGTAGCCGAACTCGCGCTTGAAGCGGGCGCCGAATTCCTCGGGCGTGAACTTGTGGTTCTGCGTGCCGGGACGCTCGATCTTGATGGCGCCCATCAGACCGGCGATGCGGCCGATCGTCTCCCAGTCCATGTCGTTGAGCAGGCCGTAGAGCAGACCGCCGCGATAGGCGTCGCCGCAACCCGTCGGGTCGGCCAGCGACTCCGGCTTGGCGGTCGGAATCTCCAGCTTCTTGCCACCGGTGTAGATGTGCGAGCCCTCGCCGCCCAGCGTCACCACCAGCGCCTTCACGCGCTCGGCGATCTGTTCCAGCGTCATGCCGGTACGGTCGGTGATGACCTGCGCCTCGTAGGAATTCACCGCGACGTAGCTGGCCTGGTCGATGAAGGTCGACAGCGCGTCGCCGTCGAACATGGGCAGACCCTGGCCGGGATCGAAGATGAAGGGAATGCCGGCCTCGGCGAACTGCTCGGCGTGCTGGATCATGGCATCGCGCCCGTCCGGCGAGACCGTGCCGAGGGTGACGCCGTCGGTCACGATCTTCTGCTCGTGCGCGACGTTCATCGCACCCGGGTGGAAGGCCGTGATCTGGTTGTCGTCCATGTCGGTGACGATGTAGGCCTGCGCGGTGTAGTGATCCGCGTTGATGTTGACCAGGTCACGCGACACGCCCTGCTTGTCCATCCAGGCGGCGTAGTCGTCGAAGTCCGAGCCGGCCGTGCCCATCGGACGCCCGTCGCCGCCGAGCAGCTTGAGGTTGTAGGCGATGTTGCCGGCGCAGCCGCCGAACTCGCGGCGCATCTCGGGCACCAGGAAGGCCACGTTCAGGATGTGCACCTGATCGGGCAGGATCTCGTTCTTGAACTGGCCGGGGAAAACCATGATCGTGTCGTAGGCGAACGACCCGGTGATAAGCGCAGACATGGGTACTCCTTCTAGGTGAATTCAGGGGTTTTCGGGTGACCAGGCTCCCCCGTCCGGGGCTCGCCAGGTCGCCCGGCGCGGGCCGATCCGGCCCGCGCTTCGGTGTCGAAGATCAGGCGGCGGCGCTGTCGCCGAAGTCGTAGCGCACGTCGAGCTGGCGCGCGGCGCGGGTCTCGTCGAGGCGACGCACCGGCAGCTCCCAGGGCGCACCCTTGACGTGCTCGATGTCCTGCTTCGCCTCGTCCCAGATCGCGGCCATGGCCTCGACGAAGGCGTCGAGCGCTTCGCGGTCCTCGGTCTCGGTGGGCTCGATGAGCAGGCACTCCGGCACCAGCAGCGGGAAGTAGACCGTGGGCGCGTGGAAGCCGTAGTCCAGCAGGCGCTTGGCGACATCGCCGGCGGTGAGCTGCAGCTCCTGCTTCTGGCGCTTGAGCGTGACGATGAACTCGTGGCTCGCGCGCCGGCCGTCGAAGGCGATGTCGAAGCCCTTCTCCTTCAGCCGCGCCATCAGATAGTTGGCGTTGAGGGTGGCGAACTCGGCGACGCGGCGCATGCCGTCGCGTCCCAGCAGGCGCGCGTAGACATAGGCACGCAGCAGCACGCCGGTATTGCCCATGAAGGTGGACAGCCGGCCGATGGAGTGCGGCAGGTCGTTCTCGTCGAGCCAGCGGTAGCTGCCGTCGTCGTTCTGCCCGACCACCGGGATCGGCATGAAGGGCGCCAGTCGCTTCGACACCCCCACGGCACCGGCACCGGGACCGCCACCGCCGTGCGGCGTCGAGAAGGTCTTGTGCAGGTTCATGTGGATGACGTCGAAGCCCATGTCGCCGGGCCGCGTCTTCCCGAGGATGGCGTTGAGGTTGGCGCCGTCGTAGTAGAGCAGGCCGCCGGCCTCGTGCACGAGATCGGCGATCTCCTTGATGCGGCGCTCGAACACGCCCACGGTCGACGGGTTGGTCAGCATGATGCCGGCCGTCTGCGGACCCACCGCTTCCTGCAGCGCCTCGAAGTCGACGTCGCCGTCCGGCTTGGTCGGAATCTCGCGTACCTTGAAGCCGAGCATGGTGGCGGTGGCCGGATTGGTGCCGTGGGCGGCATCCGGCACGATGATCTCGGTGCGCGCATCATCGCCGCGCGAGCGATGATAGGCGCGGATCATGGCCACGCCAGTGAACTCGCCCTGCGCGCCCGCCATCGGCGTCAGCGAGACACGGTCCATGCCGGTGACGTTGCGCAGCATGTCCTGCAGCTCGTACAGGCAGGCCAGCACGCCCTGCCCGCGGCTGACCGGCGCCAGCGGATGGCGGCCCAGAAAGCCCGGCAGCATCGCCAGCGTGTTGCAGGCGCGCGGGTTGTATTTCATCGTGCACGACCCGAGCGGGTAGAAGTGCGTGTCGATGGAGAAGTTGAGCTGCGACAGCCGCGTGAAGTGGCGCACCGTCTGCAGCTCGCCGGTCTCGGGCAGCCGCGGCGCGCGCTTGCGCGCCAGCGTTTCCGGCAGCCCGGACCCGGTGACCGCGGCCGGCCACTGCGCAGTGGCGCCGCGACCGGCGCGGGTGTTCTCGAAGATGAGTGCTTCGGTCATCGTGAAGTCCCTCCGGGGACGCGGATTCGGTTGCGACGGCTCAGGCGGCGCGCGCCTGCTTCAGCACCTCGCCGAGGGCGTCGCGGTAGCGCGCGATGTCGGCGGCGGTGCGCGTCTCGGTGGCGCAGACCAGCAGCGCGTTGCCGAGCTCGGGATACGCCGCCGAGACGTCGAAGCCACCGATGATGTCCTGCTCGGCCAGCCGCTCCAGCACCGGCCCCACCGGGCGATCGAGCTTGAGCAGCGCCTCGTGGAAGACCGGCGCCTCGAAGACACGCTCCACGCCCGGCAGTCCGGTGAGACCGTCGACCAGGCTGGCGGTGTTGGCCATCGACGCCTGCGCGACGCGCGCCAGGCCCTCGGGCCCCAGCAGCGACATGTAGATGGTCGCCGCGGTGACCAGCAGACCCTGGTTGGTGCAGATGTTCGACGTCGCCTTGGAGCGGCGGATGTGCTGCTCGCGCGCCTGCAGGGTCAGCGTGTAGCCGGGCTTACCGTCCATGTCGACGGTGCGGCCGACGATGCGACCCGGAATCTGGCGGGCGTACTGCTTGCGCGTGCACAGATAGCCGAAGTACGGGCCGCCCGACGAGAGCGGCGCGCCCAGCGGCTGCCCCTCGCCCACGACGATGTCGACGCCCTTCTCGCCCCACTCCGACGGCGGACGATGAATGGCGAGCAGGGTCGGATTGACCACCGCCACCACCAGCGCGCCGCGTGCATGCGCCCAGTCGGTGAGCGCATCGACATCCTCGAGCCCGCCGAAGAAGTTGGGCTGGTTGATGACCACCGCGGTGGGGGCCTCGACACCGGCACGCTCGGCGGCGTCGACCGGCGTCAGGCCGGTGCGCTCGTCGAAGGCCACTTCGTGCAGGGTCACGCCCTGCGCGTGAGTCAGGTTGTGGGCGACCTGCCGGTAGTACGGATGCAGCGCGCGCGGCACGAGAATCTCGCCGGTGGCGTTGCGGCCGGCGCTGCGCACCGCCATGAGCAGCGCCTCGGCCAGCGCCGATGCGCCGTCGTAGAGCGAGGCGTTGGAGATCTCCATCCCCGTCAGCTCGCACATCATGGTCTGGAACTCGTACAGCAGCTGCAGCGTGCCCTGACTGGCCTCCGCCTGATACGGCGTGTAGGCCGAGTAGAACTCGCCGCGCGTGGTGATCTCCCAGACCGCCGCCGGGATGTGGTGCTCATAGGCGCCGGCACCGATGAAGTTCAGTGCCGTGCCGTCGGCCGCGGCACGCGCCTGCATGAGGCGCGTGAGCGCCATCTCGGGCGTGGACTCGGGAATGGCGTCGAGCTCGCCGCAGCGGAGATGCTCGGGAATCTCGTCGAACAGCGCGTCGGTCGACGGCGCGCCGATGACGGCCAGCATCTCCTTGATGTCCTTCTCGGTATGGGGGACGAAGGGCATATCCAGCCTCCGGTCATGCGAATGGAAAGCCGGGCCGAGCGGCCCGGCGGAGCGCAGCGGGCGCGATTCAGCCCGCCTCGGCGCCGTAGGCGTCGGCGTCGAGCAGCGCCTCGGCCTGGGCGGTGTCGCCGCTCAGGCGGAACAGCCACCCTTCGCCGTAGGGATCGTCGTTGAGGGTCTCGGGCGCGTCGGCCAGCTTGTCGTTGACCGCCACCACGGTGCCGGCGATGGGCGCATAGACATCCGAGGCGGCCTTGACCGACTCGACCACCGCGCAGGCCTCGCCCGCCTCGAGCTCGCGATCGACGTCGGGCACTTCGACGAACACCAGATCGCCGAGCTCGGCCTGGGCGTGGTCGGTAATGCCGATGGTCATGGTGCCGTCGGACTCGACGCGCACCCACTCATGGGATTTGGTGTAGCGGAGGTCGGCGGGAACATTGCTCATGGGAGACTCCGGGGTCAGGCAGTACGGGATCGGGAACGGAAAAGACGGCCGGTGCCGCGTCGCTCAGACGCGGACCTGACCATTGCGCACGAAGGGCGGCTTGACCACGCGCGCCGGCAGCCAGCGGTCGCGGATGCAGACCTCGGCGTCGCCCTCGGCATGCCCCTCGACGCGCGCGAGCGCGATCGACGCGCCCATGGTCGGCGAATGGCTGCCCGAGGTGGTCTCGCCGGTGGCGCCGTTGGCGAAGCGCACGGCCATGTGGCCGCGCATGACGCCGCGCCCCTCGAGCACGAGCCCGATCAGGCGGCGCTGGGGGTCGGCGGCCTCGAGCGCCGCGCGCCCGACGAAGTCGCGATCACCGGGCTCCAGGGCGACGGTCCAGGACAGGCCGGCTTCCGCCGG
This genomic window contains:
- a CDS encoding cyclic nucleotide-binding domain-containing protein, which translates into the protein MSDPGTHYRIAVVGSGPGGLSAACRAAEMGDSHVLLEAKPHLSNTIFRYQKGKHVMAEPGLLPLRAAARFEAGTREAILTAWDEDVAKQGVNVLYQHEVTGISRDDSGFSITCGNGASFTAEAVVLGIGVQGNPRKLGAPGDDLPGIQYTLDDPDEYRDEVIVVVGAGDAAIENAVALSKQNDVHIVNRKDEFSRAKDGNNSLILQAIDDGALTCHYNTTVDSIEELPADDPSGRSMRLTLNSKEDQVVVLCDRIIARLGAIPPRGFVEACGVEFPNADPSAIPAVSPTYESNVPGMYIVGALAGYPLIKQAMNQGYEVVETVAGRPVRPADEPILKERFKVFPWVEDVDVVLDVLSARSPVFSAQNRLQLREFLLESTIRDIDEGATVYEQGDYGASVFVIVSGEAWVEFGTGEFSKRAKIKTGRIFGEMALISGRPRSATVRAGKDLVVVEVPRRAMLKLIASNEKVQRYVDRTFTMRALERYLAPGVDEGELANVVAEAELRDFRAGEAIYEIGTEAEHIHLIRSGSVTLSVPGAEEDVILNYVPGGNYFGELDVIAGTPRQQTARAAIKTQTISVPAQPFLELLDRYPDIKKSVRARFNEQIQQRLELERTPERGALMHFLLQEGMGEATDALLIDETLCVRCDYCEKACAATHGNVSRLNREAGATFNNLHVPTSCRHCEHPHCMKDCPPDAIHRSPNGEVYIEDTCIGCGNCERNCPYGVIQMGVASDEKPSLLKWLLMGLGPEPGSEIKAKGGGSAIKKAVKCDMCGDRDEGPACVQACPTGAAIRVGPESFFKVLSRGGR
- a CDS encoding multiheme c-type cytochrome, yielding MLTLHRLLGGLLAVALLHAPPGLAAEPEMPWNAKEQHIGVATCAGSNCHGSQQAFDDSPVLQNEYFTWQRKDAHSNAYNLLLTDASKRIAANLGIGKAEEAEACLTCHSDYVPEAKRGRRYSLSEGVGCEACHGGAENWLGPHVTGNTHAENVADGLYPLADPVNRARLCLNCHMGSDDKPIDHRIMGAGHPPLEFELDTFTNIQPPHFRVDADYRERKPYEDNAVTWAIGQLIATEQLIRGIRSDRFKAGGMFPELVFFDCNACHHPMRPPRWNAGAGGPLGPGEVRLADAYMVMSGHVIDALVPDLSEQWDSALASLHLASRRSVPEVQQRAQALAGLVDTALDRMRDAGISRQQALALMDALARSGIERDAADFTAAKQIFYGLEALLAFLRQQDAALGKALNAPMDGLFSAVDAQVDYNPDAMRDGLRRMRRVIADVRAG
- a CDS encoding protein phosphatase 2C domain-containing protein, with the translated sequence MNLDMAGATHAGNIRDHNEDAFGVDEVLPAAVLADGMGGLSHGEVASETVVTRVMEGLRNGDSASAALRAAHEEILRVSVGAAQRMGSTAVIVTRSEGRLTIHWVGDSRAYLLRGGELRLLTRDHSLVQGLIDAGAITETEAESHPNRNVVTRAVGIQDGEQLEIDHVDLDARSGDRLMICSDGLHGFLPHARITALLQEHDDNQKAASALVEATLQETEAGDNVSVICVTVA
- a CDS encoding serine/threonine-protein kinase, producing MNAGDIVGKYKIVRSLGSGGMADVYEAEDPSLGRRVALKVLPPELTRNKQLIQRFEKEVRAAASLNHHGIVTVFEVGEHDGLHYYSMRLLTGGDLRDRIDAGLSEIEALATLREIADAFSHAHQRGFVHRDVKPENIIFDEQGYPVLTDFGIAKAVDSGTRVTATGVSVGTPRYISPEQARGQPVDARADIYSMGVILYEMLVGKPPYDGEESLAVIFQHVTEPIPRLPEEKARFQPLIDTLMAKKPDERPESADALVKLIDQYLPTQNTQEFRSGAGATQSNPLVARLRTPSSLRTSGASQPAAEPPPAPEPPAETAAEREQREAEAARRAEAEQEREAAERRKREEEERQEAERREAEENARQEAERQEAERRKREEAEKREAEEQQRKEAERQEAERRKREEAEKREAEEQRRKEAERQEAERRKREEEEKRKAEEQRRQEAERQEAERQKREEEEKRKAEEARRRKEEAERKRREDEARKAAEEKRRKEEAEAKAARKREAEEKARQEREEKARQRQEEQARKRAETARQQEERRQRKAARAAAGPEASTASGRPLIIGGAAAAILIAGALWFLVRPGEDAPSPPAEPAPVETPAVDTPATTTDEPAAPEAAAPDAPDTDTMPAVPQRAPRLDGTVTTEVPAVDVPPAGPTPEEREVERRAEQERRDAEAAAQAEREQREAEAAARREREQREAEEAARREREQREAEEAREAEARRAQEEAAEPEQAEEESSLMQELQRQRELERQQREQAEAERRAAREEAEQRAREQAESAPEAEPDQEEDARERLRRIPGF